DNA sequence from the Streptomyces sp. CA-210063 genome:
GTGGAACAACCTCGGCACTACCCTCCTGGTGGCGGACCGGGGGGAGGAGGCGATGGACGCCGTCACCCGCGCCCGTGACCTGCACCGAACCACCGGGAACCGCTACGGCGAGGCCGGGGCGTGGAACAACCTCGGCACCGCCTTACGGAGAGCGGGCCGGAGGGAGGAGGCGATCGAAGCACACGGCAGAGCGCTGGAGATCTTCGAGGAGTTCGTAGACTCCTACGAGACAGGCCAGACCCTCCAGAACCTGGCCCTCGATCACTGGGACGCCCACTGCCTCGCCAAAGCCCGTGCCCACTGGCTGCAGGCCGCCGAGGCCTACGCCCGCGCCAACGCCCCCGCCGAAGCCGCCCAAGCCCGCGCAGCAGCCGAGGCCCTGGGATAGCCCGCCTCATTCCACCTCCGCATACCCCCTGGCCATCCTCGTCCCACCCCCAGGCTCCCTCGCCTCCCCAAACCCCCACTCCCAGGACGCGCCCGCACCACGCACCACGCACCCCAACACCCGCAACGCACCCCGCCGCCGCGCGTCACAGGCTCTCATCCGGGACATCAAGGCGGGCAAGGCCGACCACCTCCTCTGACCACACGATCACCCCTCCGGCAACACCCCGGGACGGAAGGGCTCCACCCCCACAACCCGCCGCACCCGCACCGGCTCGATCAGGATCATCAGGCGCCGTTCCCCGGGCAGCAGCCACGGATACCGTTCCTCCCCGATGTACTTCTGCGTCAGCCGATCCATGGCCCGCTCGGCCATCTCCCCCTCCACGAACCGCGCCACCCGCCCCCGGATCTCTGCCCGGTCGTAGGGGTTCTCGGGATCGATGTGGGACAGGGAGACATACGGGTTGCGCCGGAGGTTCTCCTCCTTCACCCGACCGACCGACGTGTTGACCATGACGTACTCACGCTCGCCGTCACCGTCTCCGTCACCGCCCTCGTCCGCCTCGATGTCCACCCACATGGGTGACACCTGAGGCGCCCCGTCCGCCCCCACCGTCGCCAAGTGCCAGAAGTTCGGGGCCAGTAGGCGCTCACGTATGTGCCCGTCCAGTTTCGTCATGCGGTCATCCCTACCCACGGATCCGCACTCAGGTCACTCGGACCACACCGCCCTCACAAACCGTAGCTTCCTACAATCCGTGATTGTGGCCGAACAGCCCGTAGTCACCGCAGCCCCGCACCCCTACGTTGTGCGCGTGCACCGACGCTCAGCCAACGAACGGCAGCCCCAGCACCCGCTCCGGCAACCGGACTCACCCACACTCGCCCTCCCCTTCAACGCCCCCGCCGCCCGGAAACTCCGCATCGCCCTCGGCATGGGACCCGAGCACGTCGCCTACGGCATGCGCTCCTCGTACGGACTCCCGTACGTCACCCCGGACCTGGTCGCCGCCTGGGAATACGGCACGATCGCGCCGACGAGCCCCGAACTCACCGCGCTGGCAGGCGTGTTGTGGTGCTCAGCCGGTGAACTCATCGGCGTGCCCAGGACATTGCGCGAGCACCGCATGGCCCGGGGCCTCGCCGCAGAGGACGTCGCGCGGGCGATCGGCCTCGAACTCTCCGCGTATCTCCACATGGAGGAGACCGACGAATGGCGCGGCACGGACCGTCAGTCCGCCGCCCTCGCCGACGTGCTCGACCTCTCGCTGCCCGACCTGATCGCCGTCACGGGGCGCGAGGCGAAGCTGACCGCGCTGCTCCACAGCGCGGTGACCACGCGCTGGCAGGCCCATGTGCGGCCGACCGCCAAGCTGCTGTCCCTCGACCGGCGCCTCCTGGAAGACGTCCTCCAGGAGATGCACACCGACTACCAGGGCCGTACGACCGCCGGCCTCACCTGGACGAACGGCACCGCGGCGACCGACTCGGGCGACTCCGGCCGCGCCTACCTGGACCGGATCGTCGACCATTTCTGGTCACTGGTCCAGAGAACGACCACGTACTAGCGAACCCTCCCAGAGTCCCTAGAACTCCCAGAGTCCCTAGAACTAACTCCCAGAACCCCTAGAACTCCCAGAGCCCCTAGAACACCGACTCCGCCTCATCCATCCGATCCTTCGGCACCGTCTTCAGCTCGGTCACCGCCTCCGCCAGCGGCACCATCACCACCTCGGTGCCGCGCAGCGCGGTCATCCGGCCGAAGTCGGCCCGGTGCGCGGCCTCGACCGCGTGCCAGCCGAAGCGCGTGGCGAGCACCCTGTCGTACGCGGTCGGGGTGCCGCCCCTCTGGACGTGGCCGAGGATGACCGGCTTGGCCTCCTTGCCGAGGCGGCGCTCCAGCTCGTACGCCAGCGCCGTGCCGATGCCCTGGAAGCGCTCGTGGCCGAACTGGTCGATCTCGCCGTGGCCGTAGTCCATGGAACCCTCGGCGGGGTGGGCGCCCTCCGCGACACAGATCACCGCGAACTTCTTGCCGCGCGCGAAGCGCTCCTCGACCATCTTCACGATGCCGGCCGGGTCGAACGCGCGCTCGGGCAGGCAGATGCCGTGCGCGCCCGCCGCCATCCCGGACTCCAGCGCGATCCAGCCCGCGTGCCGGCCCATGACCTCGACGACCATCACCCGCTGGTGGGACTCGGCGGTCGTCTTCAGGCGGTCCATCGCCTCCGTGGCGACCCCGACCGCCGTGTCGAAGCCGAACGTCCGGTCCGTCGACGAGATGTCGTTGTCGATGGTCTTCGGGACGCCGACGACGGGCAGGCCCGCGTCCGACAGCATCCGCGCCGCCGTCAGCGTGCCCTCGCCGCCGATCGGGATCAGTACGTCGATACCGAACTGGTGGGCCATGTCCTGCGCGTTCTCGCAGGCCTCGCGGAGGCGGTCGCGCTGGAGGCGGGAGGAGCCGAGGATGGTGCCGCCGCGGGCGAGGATGCCGCTGACGGACTCCAGGTCGAGGCTGCGGTAGCGGCCGTCGAGCAGACCGGCGTAGCCGTCCTCGAAGCCGATGACCTCGTCGCCGTACTGGGCGACCGCTCGGTGCACGACCGACCGGATCACTGCGTTCAGGCCCGGACAGTCGCCGCCTGCGGTGAGAACTCCGATACGCATCGTGCTGTGTCTCCTGCTCGTCCTGATCATCCTGATCGGTGCCGGTACTTGTGAGCCAGTCCGATTGTTTCACGGCTCGCTGGGGGCCGCCGCGTCCCTACAGGCTCTCCGGCGGGACCGCGACCTGACGGGCGCCTTAGCCACCCGCAAGGGTATTGTCAAGAGGGTTTCCGTCCGCCGCGACGGTGATTTTCGATCACGCACAGCCACACCCACCGAACCACACGTCCTACACGTCCCACATGAAACGGAGAGCACACGTGACGCGCAGCGTGTACGTGACCGGGATCGACCGCGGCGACGGCCGCCAGGTCGTCGAGCTGGGGGTCATGGAGCTCCTGACCCGCCACGTCGACCGGGTGGGGGTGTTCCGGCCACTGCTGCACCACGGCCCGGACCGGCTCTTCGAACTGTTGCGCGCCCGCTATCGGCTCACCCAGGACCCGGCGACCGTGTACGGCATGGACTACCACGAGGCGTCCACCCTCCAGGCCGAGCACGGCACGGACGAGCTCGTCTCGACGCTCGTCGACCGCTTCCACGCCGTCGCCCGTGACTACGACGTCGTCCTCGTCCTGGGTACGGATTTCGCCGACACCCAGTTCCCGGACGAGCTGGCCCTCAACGCACGGCTCGCGAACGAGTTCGGCGCCTCCGTCATCTCCGTCGTCGGCGGGCGGAAGCAGACCGCCGAGTCCGTCGCCGCCGAGACGCACAACGCGTACCGCGCGTACGAGGGCCTCGGCTGTGACGTCCTCGCCATGGTCGTCAACCGGGTCGCGCCCGCCGACCGCGCCGGGATAGCGGAGCGCCTCGGCGACTCCCGGCTCCCGCTGCCCGTGCCCTGTTACGTGGTTCCCGACGAGCCCGCCCTCTCCGCGCCCACCGTCGCCCAGATCACCCACGCGCTCGGCGGCAAGGTACTGCTCGGCGACGACTCGGGCCTCGCCCGCGACGCGCTGAACTTCGTCTTCGGCGGCGCCATGCTCCCGAACTTCCTCAACGCGCTGACCCCGGGCTGTCTCGTCGTCACCCCCGGCGACCGCGCGGACCTCGTCGTGGGGGCGCTGGCCGCCCACAGTGCCGGGACCCCGCCCATCGCCGGCGTCCTCCTCACCCTCAACGAGCGGCCCAGCGACGAGGTCCTCACCCTCGCCGCCCGCCTCGCCCCCGGCACCCCCGTGGTCGCCGTCGAGACCGGCTCCTTCCTCACCGCCTCCGAACTCTTCTCCATGGAGGGCAAGCTGAGCGCGGTGACGCCACGCAAGGCGGAGACCGCGCTCGGGCTGTTCGAGCGGTACGTCGACACCACCGAGCTGCGCAACCGGGTCTCGGCGCCGAGCAGCGACCGCGTCACGCCGATGATGTTCGAGCACACGCTGCTGGAGCAGGCCCGGTCCGAACGGCGCCGGGTGGTCCTGCCCGAGGGGACCGAGGAGCGCGTGCTGCACGCGGCCGAGGTGCTGCTGCGGCGCGGGGTCTGCGATCTCACCCTCCTCGGCCCCGTCGAGCTGATCCGCAAGAAGGCCGCCGACCTGGGCATCGACCTCGGCGAAAGTCAGCTGGTGGACCCGGCGACCTCCGAGTGGCGGGACATGTTCGCCGAGAAGTACGCCCAGTTCCGTGCCCACAAGAACGTCAGTATCGAGCTGGCGTACGACGTCGTGTCCGATGTGAACTACTTCGGCACGCTCATGGTCCAGGAGGGGCTCGCCGACGGCATGGTGTCGGGGTCGGTGCACTCCACCGCCGCCACCATCCGGCCCGCCTTCGAGATCATCAAGACCAAGCCGGACGCCGGCATCGTCTCGTCCGTCTTCTTCATGTGCCTCGCCGACAAGGTGCTGGTCTACGGCGACTGCGCGGTCAATCCGGATCCGAACGCCGAGCAGCTCGCCGACATCGCCATCCAGTCCGCCGCGACGGCCCTGCGGTTCGGGGTCGAGCCGAGGATCGCGATGCTGTCGTACTCCACGGGTACGTCCGGCTCGGGCGCCGACGTCGACAAGGTGCGGGAGGCCACCGAGATCGTGCGCTCCCGGCGGCCCGATCTGAAGATCGAGGGGCCGATCCAGTACGACGCCGCCGTCGAGCCCAGTGTCGCGGCGACCAAGCTGCCGGGCTCCGAAGTCGCCGGCCAGGCAACGGTGTTGATCTTCCCGGACCTCAACACCGGCAACAACACCTACAAGGCCGTGCAGCGCTCGGCCGGCGCGCTCGCGGTCGGACCGGTGCTGCAGGGGCTGCGCAAGCCGGTCAACGACCTGTCCCGGGGCGCGCTCGTCCAGGACATCGTCACCACCGTCGCCATCACGGCGATCCAGGCCCAGACCCCCGCCAAGTGAACCCCCACAGGAAGCCCATCGTGACCGCGACCCGCGTCCTCGTCCTCAACTCCGGCTCCTCGTCGGTGAAGTACCAGCTGCTCGACATGCGCGACAGCAGCCGTCTGGCCGTGGGCCTGGTCGAGCGCATCGGTGAGGGGAACTCCCGGCTGAAGCACACCCCGCTGAGCGACGGTGGCGACTCCCGCGAGCGCACCGGCCCGATCGCCGACCACGAGGCCGCCCTGAAGGCCGTCGCCGAGGAGCTGGCCGCGGACGGGCTCGGCCTCGACTCCCCGGAGCTGGCCGCCATCGGGCACCGTGTGGTGCACGGCGGGCAGAGCTTCACGCACCCGACCGTCGTCGACGACGCCGTGCTCGCCGAGATCGAGCGGCTGATCCCGGTGGCGCCGCTGCACAACCCGGCCAATCTGACCGGGATCCGGACCGCCCAGGCCCTGCGGCCCGACCTCCCGCA
Encoded proteins:
- a CDS encoding PPOX class F420-dependent oxidoreductase, translating into MTKLDGHIRERLLAPNFWHLATVGADGAPQVSPMWVDIEADEGGDGDGDGEREYVMVNTSVGRVKEENLRRNPYVSLSHIDPENPYDRAEIRGRVARFVEGEMAERAMDRLTQKYIGEERYPWLLPGERRLMILIEPVRVRRVVGVEPFRPGVLPEG
- a CDS encoding helix-turn-helix domain-containing protein produces the protein MHRRSANERQPQHPLRQPDSPTLALPFNAPAARKLRIALGMGPEHVAYGMRSSYGLPYVTPDLVAAWEYGTIAPTSPELTALAGVLWCSAGELIGVPRTLREHRMARGLAAEDVARAIGLELSAYLHMEETDEWRGTDRQSAALADVLDLSLPDLIAVTGREAKLTALLHSAVTTRWQAHVRPTAKLLSLDRRLLEDVLQEMHTDYQGRTTAGLTWTNGTAATDSGDSGRAYLDRIVDHFWSLVQRTTTY
- a CDS encoding ATP-dependent 6-phosphofructokinase yields the protein MRIGVLTAGGDCPGLNAVIRSVVHRAVAQYGDEVIGFEDGYAGLLDGRYRSLDLESVSGILARGGTILGSSRLQRDRLREACENAQDMAHQFGIDVLIPIGGEGTLTAARMLSDAGLPVVGVPKTIDNDISSTDRTFGFDTAVGVATEAMDRLKTTAESHQRVMVVEVMGRHAGWIALESGMAAGAHGICLPERAFDPAGIVKMVEERFARGKKFAVICVAEGAHPAEGSMDYGHGEIDQFGHERFQGIGTALAYELERRLGKEAKPVILGHVQRGGTPTAYDRVLATRFGWHAVEAAHRADFGRMTALRGTEVVMVPLAEAVTELKTVPKDRMDEAESVF
- the pta gene encoding phosphate acetyltransferase; this translates as MTRSVYVTGIDRGDGRQVVELGVMELLTRHVDRVGVFRPLLHHGPDRLFELLRARYRLTQDPATVYGMDYHEASTLQAEHGTDELVSTLVDRFHAVARDYDVVLVLGTDFADTQFPDELALNARLANEFGASVISVVGGRKQTAESVAAETHNAYRAYEGLGCDVLAMVVNRVAPADRAGIAERLGDSRLPLPVPCYVVPDEPALSAPTVAQITHALGGKVLLGDDSGLARDALNFVFGGAMLPNFLNALTPGCLVVTPGDRADLVVGALAAHSAGTPPIAGVLLTLNERPSDEVLTLAARLAPGTPVVAVETGSFLTASELFSMEGKLSAVTPRKAETALGLFERYVDTTELRNRVSAPSSDRVTPMMFEHTLLEQARSERRRVVLPEGTEERVLHAAEVLLRRGVCDLTLLGPVELIRKKAADLGIDLGESQLVDPATSEWRDMFAEKYAQFRAHKNVSIELAYDVVSDVNYFGTLMVQEGLADGMVSGSVHSTAATIRPAFEIIKTKPDAGIVSSVFFMCLADKVLVYGDCAVNPDPNAEQLADIAIQSAATALRFGVEPRIAMLSYSTGTSGSGADVDKVREATEIVRSRRPDLKIEGPIQYDAAVEPSVAATKLPGSEVAGQATVLIFPDLNTGNNTYKAVQRSAGALAVGPVLQGLRKPVNDLSRGALVQDIVTTVAITAIQAQTPAK